The following are from one region of the Klebsiella aerogenes genome:
- a CDS encoding Dyp-type peroxidase encodes MSQVQSGILPEHCRAAIWIEANIKGDVNALREASKVFVDKIATFQAKFPDAQLGAVVAFGNNVWRQLSGGEGADELKNFPVYGKGLAPSTQYDVLIHILSAHHEVNFSVAQAAMAAFGDAIEVKEEIHGFRWIEERDLSGFVDGTENPAGEETRRDVAVIKDGVDAGGSYVFVQRWEHNLKQLNRMSVPDQEMMIGRTKEANEEIDGDDRPATSHLSRVDLKEDGKGLKIVRQSLPYGTASGTNGLYFCAYCARLYNIEQQLLSMFGDTDGKRDAMLRFTKPVTGGYYFAPSLDRLQAL; translated from the coding sequence ATGTCTCAGGTTCAGAGCGGCATTTTGCCGGAACATTGCCGCGCGGCGATTTGGATTGAAGCCAATATCAAAGGGGACGTTAACGCCCTGCGCGAAGCGAGCAAAGTCTTTGTCGATAAAATCGCCACTTTCCAGGCGAAATTCCCCGATGCCCAACTGGGCGCCGTAGTGGCGTTCGGCAATAACGTCTGGCGTCAGCTGAGCGGCGGCGAAGGGGCGGATGAGTTAAAAAATTTCCCGGTCTACGGCAAAGGGTTGGCGCCATCCACGCAGTATGACGTGCTCATTCATATTTTATCCGCCCACCATGAAGTTAACTTCTCCGTGGCGCAGGCGGCGATGGCCGCTTTCGGCGACGCCATTGAGGTAAAGGAAGAAATCCACGGTTTCCGCTGGATTGAAGAGCGCGACCTGAGCGGCTTCGTCGATGGTACCGAAAACCCGGCAGGGGAAGAAACCCGCCGTGATGTTGCGGTGATCAAAGACGGCGTTGACGCGGGCGGTAGCTACGTGTTCGTCCAACGCTGGGAGCACAATCTCAAGCAGTTGAACCGCATGAGCGTGCCGGATCAGGAGATGATGATTGGCCGCACCAAAGAAGCCAACGAAGAGATCGACGGCGACGATCGTCCGGCCACCTCGCATCTGAGCCGCGTTGACTTAAAAGAAGATGGCAAAGGACTGAAGATTGTCCGCCAGAGCCTGCCGTACGGCACCGCCAGCGGTACCAATGGCCTCTACTTCTGCGCCTACTGCGCGCGCCTGTATAACATTGAGCAGCAGCTGTTGAGCATGTTTGGCGATACCGACGGTAAACGCGATGCGATGCTGCGCTTCACTAAGCCGGTGACCGGTGGTTATTACTTCGCACCGTCGCTGGACAGGCTGCAGGCGCTGTAA
- a CDS encoding DUF559 domain-containing protein, with protein MKSPQILARQLRRSLTPAERRLWYLLRDRRFARYKFRRQHPVGPYIIDFACCAVRLAIELDGGQHDERSVYDARRTRWLQSQGWRVLRFWNNEFEDYEDAVMERILEALKSPIPSPRPSP; from the coding sequence ATGAAAAGCCCCCAGATATTAGCTCGCCAGCTCAGGCGTAGCTTGACACCCGCAGAACGTCGACTGTGGTATTTACTTCGCGACCGGCGCTTTGCTCGCTACAAGTTTCGCCGCCAGCATCCCGTTGGTCCCTATATCATTGATTTCGCCTGTTGCGCAGTACGGCTGGCGATAGAGCTGGATGGCGGTCAACACGATGAGAGAAGCGTTTACGATGCTCGTCGCACCCGCTGGCTGCAGAGTCAGGGATGGCGAGTTTTACGCTTCTGGAATAATGAGTTTGAAGATTATGAGGATGCAGTGATGGAAAGGATACTTGAAGCGCTTAAGTCGCCGATACCCTCACCCCGGCCCTCTCCCTGA